One part of the uncultured Celeribacter sp. genome encodes these proteins:
- a CDS encoding Tm-1-like ATP-binding domain-containing protein translates to MAEHHAQTTGATRPKVLMIVTQDTKREEAAYLRATLEGAGVDVIHLDPSVRKVVGGAEIGPEEVAAATGKTLEEVRAIHHEGKILDKMIEGAVACALAVHEKTPISGILSIGGSMGTTMGTTVMRAFPYGMPKMMISTLASGMTAGFVGVKDICMLNSVCDISGLNSISHDVYRNGALAVAGMAMGYEPIHSGEKPLVLVSTLGTTEACSRRVREGLEADGFEVMVFHTTGNGGRTLETICAERDVAAVVDMSLVEINDFLRGGMCAVGPDRAATAVQKGIPVVFAPGNVDFYIMPSQHAVGAAPFEGRGYHVHNSALTAVRTTEEDLMHLADHLAEIIKDATGPVRFFVPRKGFSHHDSPDGPLPRPNLPPVFEAQCKEAFGAAAPVVGIDSHINDSIFADALLTAVREVARAPAMA, encoded by the coding sequence ATGGCTGAACACCACGCACAAACGACGGGTGCAACGCGCCCGAAGGTTCTGATGATTGTCACTCAGGACACCAAACGGGAGGAGGCCGCTTACTTGCGCGCGACATTGGAAGGGGCGGGGGTGGATGTCATCCATCTCGATCCGTCCGTGCGCAAGGTGGTGGGCGGCGCCGAGATCGGCCCTGAAGAAGTCGCCGCAGCGACAGGCAAGACGCTCGAAGAGGTCCGTGCCATTCACCACGAGGGGAAAATCCTCGACAAGATGATCGAAGGCGCCGTGGCCTGCGCACTGGCCGTGCATGAGAAAACGCCGATCTCTGGCATTCTCTCCATCGGCGGCTCGATGGGTACCACCATGGGCACCACCGTGATGCGCGCCTTTCCCTATGGCATGCCAAAGATGATGATCTCGACGCTGGCTTCCGGGATGACCGCCGGGTTCGTGGGCGTCAAAGACATCTGCATGCTCAATTCAGTCTGCGATATTTCCGGGCTGAACTCGATTTCCCACGATGTCTATCGCAACGGTGCGTTGGCCGTGGCGGGTATGGCGATGGGCTATGAGCCGATTCACTCAGGCGAGAAGCCTCTGGTGCTGGTCTCGACGCTCGGCACGACAGAGGCCTGTTCGCGCCGTGTGCGTGAGGGGCTAGAGGCCGACGGATTCGAGGTTATGGTGTTCCACACCACCGGCAATGGCGGACGCACGCTTGAGACCATCTGTGCCGAACGCGATGTCGCTGCCGTCGTCGATATGTCGCTGGTCGAAATCAACGATTTCCTGCGTGGCGGCATGTGTGCCGTGGGGCCGGATCGCGCCGCGACCGCCGTGCAAAAGGGCATCCCCGTGGTCTTCGCGCCGGGCAATGTGGATTTCTATATCATGCCTTCGCAGCATGCGGTGGGGGCCGCGCCCTTCGAGGGACGGGGCTATCATGTCCACAACAGCGCCCTGACAGCAGTGCGCACCACTGAAGAGGATCTGATGCATCTGGCTGATCACTTGGCCGAAATTATCAAGGACGCGACCGGCCCGGTGCGTTTCTTTGTGCCGCGCAAAGGGTTCTCGCATCACGACAGCCCGGACGGCCCGTTGCCGCGTCCGAACCTTCCGCCGGTGTTCGAGGCGCAATGTAAGGAGGCCTTTGGTGCCGCCGCTCCGGTCGTGGGCATTGATAGCCATATCAACGATTCGATCTTTGCTGATGCGCTTCTGACGGCGGTGCGTGAAGTCGCACGTGCGCCGGCCATGGCGTGA
- a CDS encoding substrate-binding domain-containing protein → MRKLMRGLSAAACGIVFSTTLGATSVSAQDAVPEIKDEYRFVMIPILAQAWFDIVHDAAADSAEQLSAQLGTNITIDYQAPAQADLVEQNTLLERAIATKPDGIAIDAIDVNASMPILNEARDRGIPVVLFVSTAPQGSQFTYISNDFYDQGRILGEELLKRIDNKGKIAILHGVPTNSAHADRYEALTDLFAQYPDVEIVDEGFDYDDVQKAQTEASRMLAANADLDAIAVVDAAGPVGVGLALREAGRVGEVQFVGIDDVPQLQELMRDGVLDLSIATRPRMIGEWSTVALMLQNMGVETPSWIDTGIGYMTPDMVADGNIDGF, encoded by the coding sequence ATGAGAAAACTTATGCGCGGTCTTTCGGCCGCAGCCTGTGGTATTGTGTTTAGCACAACGTTGGGCGCAACAAGCGTTTCGGCCCAAGACGCCGTTCCCGAAATCAAGGATGAATATCGCTTTGTGATGATCCCGATTCTGGCGCAGGCTTGGTTCGACATCGTACATGACGCGGCGGCGGATTCGGCGGAGCAGTTGAGCGCCCAGCTGGGTACCAATATCACCATCGATTACCAAGCCCCGGCGCAGGCTGATCTGGTCGAACAAAACACGCTTTTGGAGCGCGCCATCGCGACCAAACCCGACGGCATCGCCATCGACGCCATCGACGTGAACGCCAGCATGCCGATCCTCAACGAAGCCCGTGATCGCGGCATCCCGGTCGTGCTTTTTGTTTCGACCGCGCCGCAGGGCTCGCAATTCACCTACATTTCCAACGACTTCTACGATCAGGGGCGCATTTTGGGTGAGGAGCTTTTGAAGCGCATCGATAACAAGGGTAAGATCGCAATCCTGCACGGTGTGCCGACCAACTCCGCCCATGCGGACCGTTACGAAGCGCTGACGGACTTGTTCGCGCAATACCCGGATGTCGAGATTGTCGACGAGGGCTTCGATTATGACGATGTGCAAAAGGCCCAGACCGAAGCCTCGCGCATGTTGGCCGCCAATGCCGATCTCGACGCGATTGCGGTGGTGGATGCTGCCGGTCCCGTTGGTGTGGGGCTTGCGCTGCGCGAAGCCGGGCGTGTCGGCGAGGTGCAATTCGTTGGCATCGACGATGTGCCGCAGCTTCAGGAACTGATGCGCGACGGCGTGCTCGACCTGTCGATTGCCACGCGTCCGCGCATGATCGGCGAATGGTCCACAGTGGCGCTGATGCTTCAGAACATGGGCGTGGAAACGCCGTCCTGGATCGACACGGGCATCGGCTACATGACACCTGACATGGTGGCCGACGGCAATATCGACGGCTTCTAA
- a CDS encoding SDR family oxidoreductase, translated as MKFENKSVFISGAATGIGRATALAFAAEGAKVLIADVDKRAADVVAEIRDAGGVAQFAQCDVTDAAQVRAAVAKAVQNHGGLHAAFNNAGVLPKPEPMHEVSDAGFNRVMEVDLKGVFHCMQAQIAQFLTTGGGAIVNTASVAGLVADPMMSVYVAAKHAVVGLTKAAAIEYATRGIRVNAIAPGFVATPMTKAWLEDENFREEMFKHNIIGRAADPAEIAGTVLHLCSDAASFTNGTVHVVDGGQTAH; from the coding sequence ATGAAATTTGAAAACAAATCGGTCTTCATCAGCGGTGCGGCCACGGGCATCGGGCGGGCGACGGCTCTGGCCTTTGCCGCTGAGGGCGCGAAGGTTCTGATCGCCGATGTGGACAAACGCGCCGCCGATGTCGTCGCTGAAATCAGGGACGCAGGTGGCGTGGCGCAATTTGCCCAATGCGATGTCACCGACGCCGCACAGGTGCGCGCGGCGGTGGCCAAGGCGGTGCAAAACCACGGCGGGCTGCATGCGGCTTTCAACAACGCGGGCGTTCTGCCGAAACCCGAGCCGATGCATGAGGTGTCCGATGCCGGTTTCAACCGGGTGATGGAGGTCGACCTGAAAGGCGTCTTTCACTGCATGCAAGCCCAGATCGCGCAGTTTTTGACAACAGGCGGCGGCGCCATCGTCAACACCGCGTCTGTCGCCGGTCTGGTCGCCGATCCGATGATGTCGGTCTATGTGGCGGCCAAGCACGCGGTCGTGGGCCTCACGAAAGCGGCGGCGATCGAATACGCCACGCGCGGCATTCGCGTGAACGCCATCGCGCCGGGGTTCGTGGCGACGCCTATGACCAAGGCCTGGTTGGAGGACGAGAATTTCCGAGAGGAAATGTTCAAACACAACATCATCGGACGGGCGGCAGATCCCGCCGAGATTGCGGGCACGGTGCTGCACCTCTGCTCTGATGCCGCGAGTTTCACAAATGGAACAGTGCATGTCGTCGATGGAGGACAGACGGCGCATTGA
- a CDS encoding amidohydrolase family protein, translating to MVDFSNVRAIDFHTHAEEACGCHHDDGYDDLQSAMAKYFGAPWSHPPTIDETAAHYREKNIAAVIFPVDAERETGYRRYNNYEVAEACAKHSDILIPFASIDPAKGKLGAREARDLVENHGIQGFKFHPTMQGFYPNDRSAYVLYEAIAESGKPALFHTGQTGVGSGMKGGNGMRLKYSNPMYMDDLAVDFPDMPIILAHPSFPWQEEALSVATHKPNVYIDLSGWSPKYFPSILVRYANTMLKKKMLFGSDWPMIAPEKWLDAFDKAEFRDEVRPLILKENAMWLLGVAGS from the coding sequence ATGGTAGATTTTTCCAACGTCCGAGCGATTGATTTTCACACCCATGCCGAGGAAGCCTGCGGCTGTCACCATGATGATGGCTATGACGACCTGCAGTCGGCCATGGCCAAATATTTCGGCGCACCCTGGTCGCATCCGCCGACCATCGACGAGACCGCCGCACATTATCGCGAAAAGAACATCGCGGCGGTGATCTTTCCGGTCGATGCCGAACGTGAAACCGGCTATCGCCGCTACAACAACTATGAGGTGGCCGAGGCCTGCGCCAAGCATTCGGACATCCTGATCCCCTTTGCCTCGATCGATCCGGCCAAGGGCAAACTTGGTGCGCGCGAGGCCCGTGATCTGGTCGAAAACCACGGCATTCAGGGGTTCAAGTTCCACCCGACAATGCAGGGCTTTTACCCGAATGACCGCTCCGCCTATGTGCTCTATGAGGCGATTGCCGAAAGCGGCAAGCCGGCGCTGTTTCACACCGGTCAGACGGGTGTCGGATCTGGGATGAAGGGCGGAAACGGCATGCGCCTGAAGTATTCGAATCCGATGTATATGGACGATCTGGCGGTCGATTTCCCCGACATGCCGATCATCCTCGCCCACCCGTCGTTCCCGTGGCAGGAAGAGGCGCTGTCGGTCGCGACGCATAAGCCCAACGTCTATATCGATCTTTCCGGCTGGTCGCCGAAATATTTTCCGTCCATTCTGGTGCGCTATGCCAATACGATGCTGAAGAAGAAGATGCTCTTTGGCTCCGACTGGCCGATGATTGCGCCTGAAAAATGGCTCGATGCCTTTGACAAGGCCGAGTTCCGCGATGAGGTGCGTCCGCTGATCCTGAAAGAGAATGCGATGTGGCTTTTGGGGGTGGCAGGGTCTTGA
- a CDS encoding sugar ABC transporter ATP-binding protein: protein MSLLEARGITKRFPGVVALDAVDLRFERGEVHCIVGENGAGKSTLVKVLTGIYRPDEGDLHYDGETLPAIGYVPQELNLFDHMTVAENMFLPLENGALFRRKTLEAAARPFLDDLKMTCAPEDLVRDISVAEKQLLQIARALASRRSDILILDEPTASLTATEIERLFAIVEELQARGTAIVFITHRLDEVMRLHSVVSVLRNGCVVGNSDGEDVSEAWIVSKMTGKEMDLSTLYRPCTPRGDRVFRVEGLSGPGFEEISFDLHAGEVLGFAGLVGAGRSEVLQTLFGMRKPTAGQAWFDGEPWLFNKPARSISKGVMYLSEERKAHGIFPHMSVRQNVGAGLLRDVARLGVVSNAREAEATAKIIGDYRVKTASSETKIMNLSGGNQQKVLIGRGLMANPRVMIFDEPTRGIDVNAKDEIYRLMQQVAEDQQIAVVLISSEIEELLKCSNRVLSLYDGRINAEIAAEELSEERLLSSIINTGGASDATTANREGAHV, encoded by the coding sequence ATGAGTCTTTTGGAAGCCCGTGGCATTACCAAACGCTTTCCCGGCGTGGTCGCGCTGGATGCGGTGGATCTGCGGTTCGAACGTGGCGAAGTGCATTGCATTGTTGGTGAAAACGGTGCGGGGAAAAGCACACTGGTTAAGGTGCTGACCGGCATCTACCGCCCCGATGAGGGCGATTTGCACTACGATGGCGAGACACTGCCGGCGATTGGCTATGTGCCGCAGGAGTTGAACCTCTTTGACCATATGACGGTTGCGGAAAACATGTTCCTGCCGCTGGAGAACGGCGCGCTGTTTCGGCGCAAGACGCTTGAGGCCGCCGCGCGACCTTTTCTCGATGATTTGAAGATGACCTGTGCGCCGGAGGATCTGGTGCGCGACATTTCAGTGGCCGAAAAGCAGCTTTTGCAAATCGCCCGCGCGCTGGCGAGCCGCCGATCCGATATTCTCATCCTCGATGAACCGACCGCCTCTTTGACGGCGACGGAAATCGAACGGCTCTTTGCGATTGTCGAAGAGTTGCAGGCACGCGGTACGGCGATTGTGTTTATCACCCATCGGCTCGACGAGGTGATGCGGCTGCATTCCGTGGTCTCCGTGCTGCGCAACGGCTGTGTGGTCGGAAATTCCGATGGCGAGGATGTCTCTGAGGCCTGGATCGTCTCCAAGATGACCGGCAAGGAGATGGATTTGAGCACGCTTTACCGTCCGTGCACGCCGCGTGGTGATCGTGTGTTCCGGGTCGAGGGGCTTTCTGGCCCCGGCTTCGAAGAGATTTCTTTCGATCTTCACGCCGGTGAGGTCCTCGGCTTTGCGGGTCTGGTGGGCGCCGGGCGCTCCGAGGTGCTGCAAACGCTCTTCGGGATGCGCAAGCCGACGGCGGGGCAGGCTTGGTTCGACGGTGAGCCATGGCTGTTCAACAAGCCGGCTCGTTCGATTTCCAAGGGGGTGATGTATCTCTCGGAGGAACGTAAGGCGCATGGGATTTTCCCGCATATGTCGGTGCGCCAGAACGTCGGCGCAGGTCTTTTGCGTGACGTGGCGCGGCTGGGCGTGGTGTCCAATGCGCGCGAGGCAGAGGCCACAGCCAAGATCATCGGCGACTACCGGGTCAAGACCGCTTCATCCGAGACAAAAATCATGAACCTCAGCGGCGGCAATCAGCAAAAGGTGCTGATCGGGCGCGGCCTAATGGCCAACCCGCGGGTGATGATTTTCGACGAACCGACGCGCGGCATCGACGTCAACGCCAAGGACGAGATCTATCGTCTGATGCAACAGGTCGCCGAGGACCAACAGATCGCCGTGGTGCTGATCTCCTCGGAAATCGAAGAGCTTTTGAAATGCAGCAACCGGGTTCTGAGCCTCTATGACGGGCGGATCAATGCGGAAATTGCGGCGGAGGAGCTGAGCGAAGAACGCTTGCTGTCCTCGATTATCAATACGGGCGGCGCCTCTGATGCGACGACCGCAAACAGGGAGGGTGCCCATGTCTGA
- a CDS encoding SDR family NAD(P)-dependent oxidoreductase, which translates to MTTVQKIFDVTDKVAFITGAGSGLGRAMAEVLAANGAKLVLFDVNAKGLETTVAELGATDVETVVGDVSDEAAVEGAIATCITRFGRLDIACANAGIADPEPARLDGYKSENWHKTVGINLDGVFYVNRAAIREMLNTGGGKVINTASMWGLAGAAAVAPLPAYTATKGAVVNLTRELGLQYAKDNVQVNAICPGFFDTAIGDPNDPDFAKATIDFTPMGRTAKAEEIMGTVLYLASSASDFVTGTSLVIDGGCAAR; encoded by the coding sequence ATGACAACCGTTCAAAAGATTTTCGATGTTACCGACAAAGTGGCCTTTATCACCGGGGCAGGATCAGGTCTTGGTCGGGCCATGGCCGAGGTGCTGGCCGCCAACGGGGCCAAGCTCGTGCTCTTCGACGTGAATGCCAAAGGGCTTGAGACCACGGTCGCGGAGCTGGGCGCGACCGACGTTGAAACCGTGGTCGGCGATGTGTCGGACGAGGCTGCCGTGGAAGGTGCCATCGCCACTTGCATCACCCGGTTCGGGCGGCTCGACATTGCCTGCGCCAATGCGGGTATCGCCGATCCGGAACCTGCGCGGCTGGACGGCTACAAGAGCGAGAATTGGCACAAGACGGTCGGGATCAACCTCGATGGCGTGTTTTATGTGAACCGCGCCGCGATCCGCGAGATGCTCAACACGGGCGGCGGCAAGGTGATCAACACGGCTTCCATGTGGGGGCTTGCAGGCGCCGCCGCGGTTGCGCCGCTTCCCGCCTATACAGCGACGAAAGGCGCGGTGGTGAATCTGACGCGCGAACTTGGCCTGCAATATGCCAAGGACAATGTGCAGGTAAACGCGATCTGTCCCGGCTTTTTCGACACCGCCATTGGCGACCCGAACGATCCCGATTTTGCCAAGGCGACGATTGACTTTACCCCCATGGGCCGCACCGCCAAGGCGGAGGAAATCATGGGGACGGTGCTCTATCTCGCGTCGTCAGCGTCTGATTTCGTCACGGGCACCAGCCTGGTGATCGACGGTGGCTGCGCGGCGCGCTGA
- a CDS encoding acetoacetate--CoA ligase, translated as MSIHTDILWTAPEARQAEANATKLLAWLAEQGLVFDDYDAMLAWSIDEPETFWRQIWAYFDVIHDGEIKEVMSADPMPDTRWFTGTTLNYAEHVLRLEEAGDPKRVMLHHSSELRPHASMSWAEVGSAVRRLATKLRAMGIGEGDCVAAYMPNIPEAVIAMLATTAIGATWSSAAPEFGAQTVIDRFGQIAPKLVFAANGYRYGGKDFDRTDDLSMILSALPEARDLVMLDYQPSALKAPAFDGTIHTWEDMLSGAEVAREAFTYTRVASDHPLWVLFSSGTTGLPKPIVHGHHGIVVEHLKSAAVHFDLKPSDTLFFYSTTGWMMWNTLMWGPLMGASAVLYDGHPAYPEITSLFELAETTGATVFGTNPTFLQIVKQQGIVPKERFDLSALQSVMLVGSPATPEVFEWVYENVKSDLWVTSQSGGTEFCSGILAGAPIQPVQAGVIQSRGLATDAQAFSETGDALTDEVGELVIRKPMPSMPLFFWGDEGNARYRSSYFERFPGVWTHGDRVVFHEDGTCLVLGRSDATLNRFGVRIGSAEIYRTVDGFEGVKDSLIVCVEDGQGGYFMPLFLELAEDVSLTDEMIAAIRATLRKDRSPRHVPDVILQAPEIPLTLTGKKMEVPVRKLLLGAELEDVASEGATRNPHALRWFAGYAADWRQSQAQEEERA; from the coding sequence ATGAGCATTCACACCGATATTCTCTGGACTGCGCCCGAGGCCCGTCAGGCCGAGGCCAATGCGACGAAGTTGCTCGCATGGTTGGCAGAGCAAGGCCTGGTCTTCGACGATTATGACGCCATGCTTGCATGGTCGATTGATGAACCGGAGACATTTTGGCGGCAGATTTGGGCCTATTTTGATGTGATCCATGACGGTGAGATCAAAGAGGTTATGAGCGCCGACCCGATGCCCGACACACGCTGGTTCACCGGCACGACACTGAACTACGCCGAACATGTGCTGCGGTTGGAAGAGGCGGGCGATCCAAAGCGTGTGATGTTGCATCACTCGTCTGAGCTGCGGCCTCATGCGTCGATGAGCTGGGCCGAGGTCGGCTCTGCCGTGCGGCGTCTCGCGACCAAACTGCGCGCTATGGGTATAGGCGAGGGCGATTGCGTCGCCGCCTATATGCCCAATATCCCGGAGGCGGTGATCGCCATGCTTGCCACCACGGCCATCGGGGCCACATGGTCCTCCGCCGCGCCCGAATTTGGCGCGCAGACGGTGATCGACCGCTTCGGTCAGATCGCGCCGAAATTGGTGTTCGCGGCCAACGGCTATCGCTACGGCGGCAAGGACTTCGATCGCACGGACGACCTCTCCATGATCCTCTCGGCGCTGCCTGAGGCGCGCGATCTGGTGATGCTCGACTACCAACCGAGCGCCCTCAAGGCCCCGGCATTTGACGGCACGATCCACACTTGGGAAGACATGTTGTCTGGCGCGGAGGTGGCGCGCGAGGCTTTCACCTACACCCGCGTGGCCTCCGATCATCCGCTCTGGGTGCTGTTCTCGTCGGGCACCACCGGCCTGCCGAAACCCATCGTTCACGGACATCATGGCATCGTGGTCGAGCACCTGAAATCGGCGGCGGTGCATTTCGACCTGAAACCTTCGGATACGCTGTTTTTCTATTCCACCACAGGCTGGATGATGTGGAACACGTTGATGTGGGGGCCGCTTATGGGCGCCTCTGCGGTGCTCTATGATGGGCATCCGGCCTATCCCGAGATCACCTCGCTCTTTGAGCTGGCCGAGACCACAGGCGCGACCGTGTTTGGAACCAATCCGACGTTTTTGCAGATCGTCAAACAGCAAGGCATCGTGCCGAAAGAGCGCTTTGATCTCTCCGCGCTGCAATCCGTCATGCTGGTCGGTTCGCCCGCCACGCCGGAGGTGTTTGAATGGGTCTATGAGAACGTCAAATCTGATCTTTGGGTCACCTCGCAATCGGGTGGCACGGAGTTCTGTTCCGGCATTCTCGCCGGTGCCCCGATCCAGCCGGTACAAGCGGGGGTTATTCAGTCGCGTGGACTTGCCACCGACGCGCAGGCCTTTTCCGAGACCGGAGACGCGCTCACGGACGAGGTGGGTGAATTGGTGATCCGCAAACCTATGCCCTCGATGCCCTTGTTTTTCTGGGGTGATGAGGGCAACGCGCGCTATCGCTCGAGCTATTTCGAACGCTTCCCCGGGGTCTGGACCCATGGCGACCGGGTGGTGTTCCACGAAGACGGCACGTGTTTGGTGCTCGGGAGGTCGGACGCGACGCTCAACCGCTTCGGCGTGCGTATCGGCTCGGCAGAGATCTACCGGACGGTCGATGGTTTCGAGGGCGTTAAGGACAGCCTCATAGTATGCGTCGAAGACGGGCAGGGGGGGTATTTCATGCCGCTCTTCCTTGAGCTGGCCGAGGATGTGAGCCTCACCGATGAGATGATCGCCGCGATCCGCGCCACGCTGCGCAAGGATCGCAGCCCGCGCCATGTGCCAGATGTCATTTTGCAAGCGCCGGAAATTCCGCTGACGCTTACGGGCAAGAAAATGGAAGTGCCGGTGCGCAAACTGCTTTTGGGCGCAGAGCTTGAAGATGTGGCGAGCGAAGGTGCGACCCGCAATCCCCACGCCCTACGTTGGTTTGCAGGCTACGCCGCCGACTGGCGTCAATCGCAAGCGCAAGAGGAGGAACGCGCATGA
- a CDS encoding biotin carboxylase N-terminal domain-containing protein codes for MTPIKRIFIANRGEIAVRVIKTCRALGIESVLGVSEADRDTLGAKLATRTVCLGPARATESYLSVGTVVEAAKGTGCDAIHPGYGFLSENRALAEACAEEGIVFIGPDLPHLDAVGDKLTARSHAEAAQVPLVPGSSAETVEDARKIADEIGFPLLIKAVSGGGGRGMKRVDRMEDLESQLDLATAEAAAAFGDGRVYLERFVTVGRHVEVQILSDGETVLHVGERDCSVQRRYQKVIEEAPAPELPKALRDGLLEAAVKFARHLGYRSLGTVEFLVDMERQSFYFLEMNARIQVEHPVTEMISGFDLVAQQIAVAEGKPLTLTQDDIRLTGHAIECRLNAEDLAHEFRPAPGRVTMAWFPPMQGLRVDTHMVPGAMISPYYDSMIAKLIVHAATREEAVDRMLKALDVCVLEGVKTNAPLHYAILSEDEFRAGGVDTTYLPRFLEHHALEVCQ; via the coding sequence ATGACCCCGATCAAACGAATTTTCATCGCCAACCGCGGCGAGATCGCCGTACGCGTGATTAAGACCTGCCGCGCCTTGGGCATCGAAAGCGTGCTGGGCGTCTCCGAGGCAGATCGCGACACGCTGGGCGCCAAATTGGCCACCCGCACTGTCTGTCTCGGGCCTGCGCGGGCCACGGAGAGCTATCTCTCTGTCGGCACCGTTGTGGAGGCCGCGAAGGGCACCGGTTGTGACGCTATTCATCCGGGTTACGGCTTTCTCTCTGAGAACCGCGCTCTGGCCGAGGCCTGCGCCGAGGAGGGGATCGTCTTCATCGGCCCGGACCTGCCGCATCTTGACGCCGTGGGCGACAAGCTCACGGCGCGCAGCCACGCCGAAGCCGCCCAAGTGCCGCTCGTGCCGGGCAGCTCGGCGGAGACCGTGGAGGATGCCCGCAAGATCGCCGACGAAATCGGATTTCCTTTGCTGATCAAAGCGGTGTCCGGGGGCGGTGGACGCGGTATGAAACGCGTTGACCGGATGGAAGATTTGGAAAGCCAGCTTGATCTGGCGACGGCGGAGGCGGCGGCGGCCTTTGGCGACGGGCGGGTCTATCTTGAGCGTTTCGTCACGGTAGGGCGCCATGTGGAGGTGCAAATCCTCTCTGATGGCGAGACGGTTCTGCATGTCGGCGAACGCGATTGTTCGGTGCAGCGCCGTTACCAAAAGGTGATCGAGGAAGCTCCGGCGCCAGAGCTGCCAAAAGCGCTCCGGGACGGCCTTTTGGAGGCTGCGGTGAAATTCGCCCGTCACCTTGGCTATCGCTCTTTGGGCACCGTCGAGTTCCTCGTCGATATGGAGCGCCAAAGCTTTTATTTCCTTGAAATGAACGCACGTATTCAGGTCGAGCATCCGGTCACGGAAATGATTTCCGGCTTTGATCTTGTGGCGCAGCAGATCGCTGTGGCAGAGGGCAAGCCCCTGACGCTGACGCAAGATGACATCCGGCTCACCGGTCACGCCATCGAGTGCCGTCTCAACGCCGAAGATCTCGCCCATGAGTTCCGCCCTGCGCCGGGGCGCGTCACCATGGCGTGGTTCCCGCCGATGCAGGGTCTCCGGGTTGACACCCATATGGTGCCAGGCGCGATGATCTCGCCCTATTACGACTCCATGATCGCTAAGCTGATCGTGCATGCTGCGACCCGCGAAGAGGCGGTGGACCGGATGCTGAAAGCGCTCGACGTTTGTGTACTAGAAGGCGTCAAAACCAATGCGCCGCTACATTACGCGATCCTATCAGAGGATGAATTCCGCGCGGGCGGGGTCGACACGACTTACCTGCCGCGTTTTCTCGAACACCATGCTTTGGAGGTCTGCCAATGA
- a CDS encoding HAD hydrolase-like protein has protein sequence MDGRSLNVAVFDIDGTLAMMDKAKGTYEALPGAIRAMEMCRDAGMDVWAYTNGTFFTPEHYYPRLAEAGIVLDAGRVMTPASVAAHHLHQTGHKRVMVLGAEGTVEPMRAAGFDVVLAGEENGDAARDVDAVLVGWARDFDLAQLTSIVDAVWKGAMPYSVSDAPYFAGAKGRVLGVSGSVGAMIAHTSGVEPTVIGKPASWGLEMIAEQTGVAARNMVVIGDDPKLEIRMGRVGGAITVGVTTGIAERHDFLSAPPEWRADIVLKSLEEFEAQDWLFAQEESLT, from the coding sequence ATGGACGGTCGTTCTCTGAATGTCGCGGTCTTCGACATCGACGGCACGTTGGCGATGATGGACAAGGCGAAAGGCACCTATGAGGCGCTTCCGGGCGCGATCCGCGCGATGGAGATGTGTCGCGATGCGGGCATGGATGTCTGGGCCTATACCAACGGCACGTTTTTTACACCGGAGCACTATTACCCGCGTCTGGCTGAGGCCGGGATCGTTTTGGACGCGGGTCGCGTGATGACGCCTGCCAGTGTGGCGGCGCATCACCTACACCAGACCGGCCACAAACGTGTGATGGTTCTGGGTGCCGAAGGCACGGTGGAACCGATGCGCGCGGCGGGGTTCGATGTGGTCCTTGCCGGAGAAGAGAACGGAGATGCTGCGCGCGATGTCGATGCCGTTCTGGTCGGCTGGGCGCGGGATTTCGATTTGGCGCAACTCACCTCCATTGTCGATGCGGTCTGGAAAGGCGCGATGCCCTATTCCGTTTCTGATGCGCCCTATTTTGCGGGTGCCAAAGGGCGTGTCTTGGGCGTGTCCGGTTCGGTTGGCGCGATGATTGCCCACACCAGCGGCGTCGAACCCACGGTGATTGGCAAACCTGCGTCTTGGGGTCTTGAGATGATCGCCGAACAAACTGGCGTGGCCGCGCGCAACATGGTGGTGATTGGCGACGATCCCAAGCTTGAAATCCGCATGGGCCGGGTCGGCGGTGCCATCACCGTGGGCGTCACCACCGGGATCGCGGAGCGCCACGATTTCCTCTCCGCCCCGCCCGAGTGGCGCGCCGACATCGTTCTGAAAAGCCTTGAAGAGTTCGAAGCGCAGGACTGGCTCTTTGCGCAGGAGGAGAGTCTGACATGA